In a single window of the Elaeis guineensis isolate ETL-2024a chromosome 4, EG11, whole genome shotgun sequence genome:
- the LOC114914077 gene encoding brassinosteroid-responsive RING protein 1-like, protein MGHSSGSYGLVLPKPVVVIILLIDYIQFTFSLVLYHLGLYASSEAPLSPWEDYAFYFQATELSSSTTSVSATPSLIKSRLRVVEFSSLSKRSSEVCPGEETTCAVCLGDLEARQKVRELGNCSHGFHVECIDKWVDAGQVTCPLCRSKLLPPEGKKEKGAGFLLFW, encoded by the coding sequence ATGGGTCACTCCTCTGGTTCCTATGGTCTTGTGCTGCCAAAGCCTGTGGTAGTAATAATACTGCTCATCGACTATATCCAATTCACCTTCTCCTTAGTCCTCTATCATCTTGGTCTCTATGCATCATCTGAAGCGCCGCTCTCTCCTTGGGAGGATTATGCATTCTATTTTCAGGCGACCGAGCTCTCGTCATCCACGACCTCGGTCTCTGCCACACCTTCATTGATAAAGAGCAGGCTTCGGGTGGTGGAGTTTTCGAGCTTGTCGAAGAGAAGCTCGGAGGTGTGCCCAGGAGAGGAGACTACATGCGCAGTTTGCTTGGGGGATTTGGAGGCAAGGCAGAAGGTTAGGGAGCTCGGCAACTGCAGCCATGGGTTCCATGTGGAGTGCATAGATAAGTGGGTGGATGCGGGTCAGGTGACTTGCCCCCTGTGCAGGTCCAAGCTATTGCCTCCAGAAGGGAAGAAAGAGAAAGGGGCAGGGTTCCTACTGTTTTGGTGA